The following is a genomic window from Deltaproteobacteria bacterium.
CGTGGCGCTTGGCCACCGCCGCCAGGCTGTCGCCTTTACGCAGTTTGTAGGTCTCCGGCGTCGAGGGCAGCGGCGCGGCCACTACCTGCCTAGCATCGTGGCGCATTCGGGCCAGCGCCACCTCGACGATGTCCTTGGTGCCTTTGGGGACACGCACGGTGTAGCCCTGGGGCGGGGTGACGCCGCGGTGTAACGCCGGGTTCAGTTCGCTGATCTGGTCGACCGAGGTGTTGGTGATCTTGGCCACGGTCTTGAGCGGCACCGAATGGCTGACGCGCACCAAGTCGTATTGCAGCGGTTCGTCCGGCGGCTGCTCGAAGCCGTACGCGGTCGGGTCTTGGGCAATCTGCAACGCGGCCAAGAACTGCGGCACGAAGTTGCAGGTCTCGCGCGCCAGATAGCCGCGCTCGCTCATTTCCCAGTAATCCTCGGCGCGGCCGCGATTCAACTCACGTTGGATATGCATTTCGCCGGTGTTGTAAGCCGCCAGCGACAAATGCCAGTCGCCGAATTGGGCGTAAAGGTCTTTGAGGTAGCGGGCCGCGGCCCGCGTGGCCTTCACCGGATCGCGGCGCTCGTCGACGTAGCCGTCGATGCGTAGCCCGTAGCGCCGGCCGGTGGCGCGGATAAATTGCCAGGGCCCGACAGCGCCCGCGCGCGAGACCGCGTGGGTGCGAAAGCCGCTCTCGATCAA
Proteins encoded in this region:
- a CDS encoding transglycosylase SLT domain-containing protein; translation: MGARTYGAVLPRWLGITLLVGTWHLAGCSAYRVNHTAEPFLAEYAAGPAAAEPPQFSLARPSLPESGSAAQRSRADQFSVSHPRVDDYVTSFQTDSRGFYQRALNRGSRYLPRMERVLREENVPTELAYLPLIESGFRTHAVSRAGAVGPWQFIRATGRRYGLRIDGYVDERRDPVKATRAAARYLKDLYAQFGDWHLSLAAYNTGEMHIQRELNRGRAEDYWEMSERGYLARETCNFVPQFLAALQIAQDPTAYGFEQPPDEPLQYDLVRVSHSVPLKTVAKITNTSVDQISELNPALHRGVTPPQGYTVRVPKGTKDIVEVALARMRHDARQVVAAPLPSTPETYKLRKGDSLAAVAKRHGVSLTALLKANRIRDARRVAAGRVLRLPAGARSAKVAAPARAPQRLAARRAR